The proteins below are encoded in one region of Cololabis saira isolate AMF1-May2022 chromosome 21, fColSai1.1, whole genome shotgun sequence:
- the LOC133422486 gene encoding zinc finger protein Gfi-1b-like → MGVRKGNEDVANKQDKQQSVQRRSTELQSQRSAMPRSFLVRAKRTHPPGPSKDYCRKQPQPGPGAEEEVTGHGGRPEAAVLGVRDLLAEGPRTDRAHTDDLWPPAPAETGDSSPLGSAWLPGRRGSDRERQLERLVFMLLNHTSHTDLKSPVRECPLCEKSVSDVLMSGSGLQDFVCDGVSVPLPRTLGPLHVSHGPFGFRAVGGYSRAKERSFGCKVCGKVFKRSSTLSTHLLIHSDTRPYPCQYCGKRFHQKSDMKKHTFIHTGEKPHICKVCGKGFSQSSNLITHSRKHSSYRPFSCPGCQHTFQRRVDLQRHQETQCGYGTVYSQT, encoded by the exons ATGGGTGTGAGGAAGGGAAACGAGGATGTTGCCAACAAGCAGGACAAGCAGCAGTCAGTTCAGCGTCGCAGTACAGAG CTCCAGAGCCAGCGTTCTGCCATGCCGCGCTCCTTCCTCGTCAGGGCCAAACGAACCCACCCGCCCGGCCCGTCTAAGGACTACTGCAGAAAACAGCCCCAGCCTGGACCAGGCGCTGAGGAGGAGGTGACGGGGCACGGTGGGCGGCCTGAAGCCGCCGTGCTGGGGGTCAGAGACCTGCTGGCTGAAGGACCGAGGACAGACCGCGCTCACACCGACGACCTCTGGCCTCCAG CCCCGGCTGAGACAGGAGACTCTTCTCCACTGGGCTCTGCGTGGCTGCCAGGCAGACGGGGGTCCGACAGAGAGAGACAGCTGGAGAGACTGGTCTTCATGCTGCTCAACCACACGTCACACACCGACCTCAAGTCGCCCGTCAGAGAGTGTCCGCTCTGCGAAAAG TCTGTGTCGGATGTCCTCATGTCTGGAAGTGGTCTCCAGGACTTTGTTTGCGACGGCGTCTCCGTCCCACTGCCGCGGACACTGGGACCCCTGCACGTGTCTCACGGGCCCTTCGGCTTCAGGGCGGTGGGCGGCTACAGCAGAGCCAAG GAGCGCAGCTTCGGCTGCAAGGTGTGTGGGAAGGTGTTCAAGCGCTCGTCCACGCTGTCCACTCACCTCCTCATCCACTCCGACACGCGGCCCTACCCCTGCCAGTACTGCGGCAAGAGGTTCCACCAGAAATCAGACATGAAGAAACACACCTTCATACACACAG GTGAGAAACCGCACATTTGCAAGGTGTGCGGTAAGGGATTCAGCCAGAGCTCCAACCTCATCACCCACAGCCGAAAGCACAGCAGCTACAGGCCGTTCAGCTGCCCCGGCTGCCAGCACACGTTCCAGCGCAGGGTGGACCTGCAGCGCCACCAAGAGACGCAGTGCGGCTACGGAACCGTGTACAGCCAGACCTga
- the engl gene encoding transforming growth factor beta receptor type 3 translates to MPSLTDMSWIIFCLLSLCERPTAQSADESCSLDGPVGSEHPVQGLLERFEAGPGCAAREHGNKETHVVALGRVTDSPEGKVTVLLKPLPLSSSPLRPVQLVLSSKVPVTWLLESEQLPSNLSVLVQVSASSSVRSYTLHLRVQTVPSVPLRPLALHRWALKHHGNLSSMTHATHGNRVYIRLGEDSTLPAVCRLQSMFVSHNYLTSDLQPQEVRGCAYAPVEGDGPEVHVIRLHSAGSGLCGFLQVEVIVSLLPPVASLKAQKVVLILSSSVPVNWAIVAHGVRGQISVHSSNSISPPYPPEPGLTLSSALNSDLSTISDLLAWARECGYRKVTSYTEADLANRFVIQLAEGGTDEMAVGNFLQVRPPWAEGRKLRQWLITGGRAAGGRGSFTVSCDDGRLSVTVDQLILQRLSPAVAAVTLRDTTCQAQSNGSHFLLVFPVISCGTEGLLLGEPRGVQYTNTVLLWKDKPQTTVALTGTEKSKRPLSIHFSCLAAISSHPSLPNPTAVNEKVNYPQMGLVPWASRGPVSSPGLGNKPRPRHRSGPALTLEIFVTENYEQMQNRPCIITAERRVYVQISAKPPLADVIQVKSCVISPGSDPKKSPFWTLISNGCSSDPSLMLSTKTEDEEEEEEEEEEEEEEEEEEEEEEEETEEDDELEQEKSEVEEPERGGNSHKARRGAGIDKSTRRKGKTEEAQNLRFSFILKPVYNNSMQFLHCSLRMCVSDSTGRENLKEEIKNDCQGGTRIPPLVSRSRRHQCETRNLSRPMVVTHPISSLAPKVRAPGGQRTKRLSFTPEASAGLKHAHPLVQTGPVMGIVFAAFVMGVSLMGAIWCIYNHTGGRPVYLGESYLTDQTCGGHSVWNPPSPPDQSSSSV, encoded by the exons ATGCCCTCCCTGACAGATATGAGCTGGATTATCTTCTGCCTCCTTTCGTTGTGTGAGAGACCAACAG CTCAAAGTGCAGACGAGTCCTGTTCCCTGGACGGTCCAGTCGGGTCAGAACACCCTGTTCAGGGGCTGCTGGAGCGGTTTGAGGCCGGACCGGGCTGCGCTGCTAGAGAGCACGGAAACAAGGAAACTCACGTGGTGGCGTTGGGAAGAGTGACAGACAGCCCTGAGGGCAAG GTGACGGTGCTGCTGAAGCCTTTGCCTCTGTCCTCCTCCCCACTCAGACCCGTCCAGCTGGTGCTCAGCTCCAAAGTCCCGGTCACCTGGTTGCTGGAGTCTGAGCAGCTGCCGTCCAACCTCTCAGTGCTGGTGCAG GTGTCTGCAAGCTCTAGCGTGCGGTCATACACTCTCCATTTGCGCGTTCAGACTGTTCCTTCAGTACCTTTACGCCCCCTTGCCCTGCACCGCTGGGCCCTGAAGCACCATGGCAACCTGTCCTCTATGACGCACGCTACACATGGCAACCGTGTCTACATCCGACTGGGAGAGG ATTCGACCCTGCCTGCCGTGTGCCGACTCCAGTCCATGTTCGTCTCCCACAACtacctgacctctgacctgcagcCACAGGAAGTGCGGGGCTGCGCCTACGCCCCCGTGGAAGGAGACGGTCCTGAAGTCCATGTGATCAGGCTCCATTCAGCCGGCTCAGGGCTGTGTGG CTTTCTCCAGGTGGAGGTCATTGTCTCTCTCCTGCCTCCCGTTGCCAGTTTAAAGGCACAAAAGGTGGTGCTGATCCTCAGCAGCTCGGTGCCGGTCAACTGGGCGATAGTTGCTCACGGTGTCCGCGGTCAGATCTCTGTTCAT TCTTCTAACAGTATTTCTCCACCCTATCCACCTGAGCCTGGCCTAACCCTGTCCAGCGCACTCAACTCTGACCTGTCTACCATATCTGACCTTCTCGCCTGGGCCAGGGAGTGCGGCTACAGAAAGGTGACGTCATACACTGAGGCTGACTTGGCAAATCGCTTTGTGATCCAGCTAGCTGAGGGTGGGACAG ATGAGATGGCAGTGGGGAATTTTCTGCAAGTGAGGCCTCCTTGGGCAGAGGGGCGCAAGCTGAGGCAGTGGCTGATTACTGGAGGCAGAGCAGCAGGAGGCCGAGGGAGTTTCACAGTGAGCTGCGATGATGGACGCCTCAGCGTGACCGTGGACCAACTCATCCTGCAG AGATTGTCTCCCGCAGTCGCTGCCGTGACTCTTCGGGACACGACATGCCAGGCTCAGTCCAATGGGAGCCATTTCCTGTTAGTGTTCCCAGTGATTTCCTGTGGGACAGAGGGCCTGCTTTTGGGAGAGCCCAGAGGGGTGCAGTATACAAACACG GTGTTACTCTGGAAAGACAAGCCTCAGACCACGGTGGCTCTCACTGGGACGGAAAAATCCAAACGTCCACTCAGCATACAT TTTAGTTGCTTAGCTGCCATCTCCAGCCACCCCAGCCTCCCAAATCCTACTGCTGTTAATGAGAAGGTGAACTATCCTCAGATGGGACTGGTCCCATGGGCGTCACGGGGTCCAGTGTCCAGTCCAGGACTCGGGAACAAACCACGTCCCCGACACAGATCTGGTCCTGCTCTTACTTTGGAGATTTTTGTCACTGAGAACTATGAGCAGATGCAGAATAGGCCCTGCATCATCACTGCTGAGCGGCGTGTCTACGTTCAG ATTTCAGCCAAACCGCCCCTTGCAGATGTCATACAAGTGAAATCATGTGTCATATCCCCGGGGTCCGACCCCAAAAAATCCCCCTTCTGGACCTTGATAAGCAACGGCTGTTCCTCCGACCCCTCGTTGATGCTCAGCACAAAGACagaagacgaggaggaggaggaggaggaggaggaggaggaggaggaggaggaggaggaggaggaggaggaggaggaggagactgaAGAGGATGATGAACTGGAACAGGAGAAGAGTGAGGTGGAGGAACCAGAGAGAGGCGGAAATTCCCACAAAGCAAGAAGAGGCGCAGGCATAGACAAAAGCACCCGACGAAAAGGAAAAACGGAGGAGGCGCAGAATTTAAGATTTAGTTTCATCCTGAAGCCGGTTTATAACAACTCtatgcagttcctccactgcaGTCTCCGCATGTGCGTCTCTGACTCAACAGGAAGAGAAAACTTGAAGGAGGAAATTAAGAATGACTGCCAGGGTGGGACACGCATCCCTCCACTTGTATCTAGATCACGAAGACATCAG TGCGAGACCAGAAACCTCTCCAGACCCATGGTGGTCACCCATCCTATTAGTTCACTGGCGCCCAAAGTGCGGGCTCCCGGTGGTCAGAGGACCAAGAGGCTCAGTTTCACTCCAGAAGCCTCTGCAGGCCTAAAGCATGCAC ACCCTCTGGTGCAGACGGGGCCGGTGATGGGAATCGTGTTTGCAGCGTTTGTGATGGGGGTCAGTCTGATGGGGGCGATATGGTGCATCTATAATCACACAG GCGGACGCCCGGTGTATTTGGGAGAGAGTTATTTGACAGACCAGACTTGTGGGGGCCACAGCGTCTGGAATCCTCCCTCCCCGCCTGATCAGTCCTCCAGCTCTGTGTAG